Proteins encoded within one genomic window of Felis catus isolate Fca126 chromosome C1, F.catus_Fca126_mat1.0, whole genome shotgun sequence:
- the RCC2 gene encoding protein RCC2 isoform X2: MRKLERRVSKSLSQHHTEKLEGSKCKGQLLIFGATNWDLIGRKEVPKQQAAYRNLGQNLWGPHRYGCLSGVRVRTVVSGSCAAHSLLITTEGTLWSWGRNEKGQLGHGDTKRVEAPKLIEGLSHEVIVSAACGRNHTLALTETGSVFAFGENKMGQLGLGNQTDAVPSPAQIMYNGQPITKMACGAEFSMIMDCKGNLYSFGCPEYGQLGHNSDGKFIARAQRIEYDCELVPRRVAIFIEKTKDGQILPVPNVVVRDVACGANHTLVLDSQKRVFSWGFGGYGRLGHAEQKDEMVPRLVKLFDFPGRGAAQIYAGYTCSFAVSEVGGLFFWGATNTSRESTMYPKAVQDLCGWRIRSLACGKSSIIVAADESTISWGPSPTFGELGYGDHKPKSSTAAQEVKTLDGIFTEQVAMGYAHSLVIARDESEAEKEKIKKLPEYNPRTL, translated from the exons AAACTCGAAGGGTCTAAGTGCAAAGGGCAGCTTTTGATTTTTGGGGCAACCAACTGGGACTTGATTGGTCGAAAAGAAGTGCCTAAGCAACAAG CTGCCTACCGCAATCTCGGTCAGAATTTGTGGGGGCCCCATAGATACGGCTGCCTGTCGGGGGTCCGGGTGCGGACTGTGGTGTCGGGTTCGTGTGCTGCCCATAGTCTCCTCATCACCACGGAAGGGACGCTGTGGAGCTGGG GTCGAAATGAGAAGGGGCAGCTGGGCCACGGTGACACCAAGAGGGTTGAGGCCCCCAAACTCATTGAGGGTCTCAGCCACGAAGTGATTGTGTCTGCGGCATGTGGGCGGAACCACACCCTGGCGTTGACGG AAACAGGCTCCGTGTTTGCATTTGGAGAGAACAAGATGGGGCAGCTAGGCCTCGGCAACCAGACAGATGCTGTTCCGAGCCCGGCACAG ATAATGTACAACGGCCAGCCAATTACCAAAATGGCCTGTGGGGCCGAATTCAGTATGATAATGGACTGCAAAGGGAACCTCTATTCCTTTGGGTGCCCTGAATATGGCCAGCTGG GACACAACTCAGACGGGAAGTTCATCGCCAGGGCGCAGCGGATAGAGTATGACTGCGAGCTGGTGCCCCGGCGGGTGGCCATCTTCATCGAGAAGACGAAAGATGGGCAGATTCTGCCAGTCCCAAACGTGGTTGTACGAGATGTGGCCTGTGGCGCTAACCACACG CTGGTCCTGGACTCTCAGAAGCGCGTCTTCTCCTGGGGCTTCGGCGGCTACGGCCGGCTGGGCCACGCGGAACAGAAGGACGAGATGGTGCCGCGCCTGGTGAAGCTGTTCGACTTCCCCGGGCGCGGGGCGGCCCAGATCTACGCCGGCTACACCTGCTCCTTTGCTGTCAGCGAAGTGG GCGGCCTCTTCTTCTGGGGGGCCACCAACACGTCCCGTGAATCGACCATGTACCCGAAGGCCGTGCAGGACCTGTGCGGCTGGAGAATCCGGAGCCTGGCTTGCGG GAAGAGCAGCATCATCGTGGCCGCCGACGAGAGCACCATCAGCTGGGGCCCATCGCCGACCTTCGGGGAGCTG GGCTACGGGGACCACAAGCCTAAGTCCTCCACCGCGGCTCAGGAGGTGAAGACGCTGGACGGCATTTTCACAGAGCAG GTGGCCATGGGCTATGCCCACTCCCTGGTGATAGCACGAGACGAAAGCGAGGCCGAGAAAGAGAAGATCAAGAAGCTGCCAGAGTACAACCCCCGGACCCTCTGA